The following are encoded together in the Actinoplanes sp. N902-109 genome:
- a CDS encoding LD-carboxypeptidase — MRPPALRPGDRVRVIAPAGVPDTRLARGIQILQSFGLVVEPGAHLYDKDGYLAGTDEARLADLNAAFRDPGVKGVFAARGGYGTQRIIDRLDLAAVRRHPRVFVGFSDLTTLIGRLWTGARLVSFYGPMMNWTDARTGPVEIESLRSAIMTTEPIVLTRDPAEPSAAVQVPGTATGTLLGGNLTMLQAGLGTPDLPSLRGAILLFEDTDEAPYSYDRMLTHLRRSGTLDRIAGIAVGQFTNAPVTAGQWTAAQAVQDRVAGLGVPVLGGLRIGHGTGQLTVPLGTRARLDATAGTLTVQPGVSPPG; from the coding sequence GTGCGGCCACCGGCGCTGCGGCCCGGCGACCGGGTGCGGGTGATCGCCCCGGCCGGTGTGCCCGACACCCGGCTCGCCCGCGGCATCCAGATCCTGCAGAGCTTCGGCCTGGTCGTCGAGCCCGGCGCCCACCTGTACGACAAGGACGGCTATCTGGCGGGCACCGACGAGGCCCGGCTGGCCGATCTCAACGCGGCCTTCCGGGACCCCGGCGTCAAGGGCGTCTTCGCCGCCCGGGGCGGGTACGGCACCCAGCGCATCATCGACCGCCTCGACCTGGCCGCCGTGCGCCGCCACCCGCGGGTGTTCGTCGGCTTCAGCGACCTCACCACGCTGATCGGCCGGCTGTGGACCGGCGCGCGGCTGGTCAGCTTCTACGGGCCGATGATGAACTGGACCGACGCCCGCACCGGACCGGTCGAGATCGAGTCGCTGCGCTCGGCGATCATGACGACCGAGCCGATCGTGCTCACCCGCGACCCGGCCGAGCCGAGCGCGGCGGTGCAGGTGCCCGGCACCGCCACCGGCACCCTGCTGGGTGGCAACCTGACCATGCTGCAAGCCGGCCTCGGCACCCCCGACCTGCCCAGCCTGCGCGGTGCCATCCTGCTGTTCGAGGACACCGACGAGGCGCCGTACAGCTACGACCGGATGCTGACGCACCTGCGCCGCAGCGGGACGCTCGACCGGATCGCCGGCATCGCCGTCGGGCAGTTCACCAACGCCCCGGTCACCGCCGGTCAGTGGACCGCGGCGCAGGCGGTGCAGGACCGGGTGGCCGGCCTGGGCGTCCCGGTGCTCGGCGGCCTGCGGATCGGCCACGGCACCGGTCAGCTCACCGTGCCGCTGGGCACCCGGGCCCGGCTGGATGCCACGGCCGGCACACTGACGGTGCAACCCGGCGTTTCGCCCCCGGGCTGA
- a CDS encoding PRC-barrel domain-containing protein, whose protein sequence is MFPAENLRDWRGENVIDPDGDKIGNLEAVYVDTATDQPAFATVRVGFVGRHRLALVPLDGATVSPSAVRVRYGKKQVGDAPSIDTDGELTAADEPGVFAHYNLPYVTGASGERRLARR, encoded by the coding sequence ATGTTCCCAGCTGAGAACCTGCGCGACTGGCGCGGTGAGAACGTCATCGACCCCGACGGCGACAAGATCGGCAACCTCGAGGCCGTGTACGTCGACACGGCCACGGACCAACCCGCCTTCGCCACCGTACGGGTAGGTTTCGTGGGCCGCCACCGGCTGGCCTTGGTCCCGCTGGACGGTGCCACGGTCTCGCCGAGCGCCGTCCGGGTGCGCTACGGCAAGAAACAGGTCGGCGACGCCCCCTCGATCGACACCGACGGCGAACTGACCGCCGCCGACGAGCCCGGCGTGTTCGCGCACTACAACCTGCCGTACGTGACCGGCGCCTCGGGCGAGCGACGGCTGGCGCGACGCTGA
- a CDS encoding dienelactone hydrolase family protein: MKLREDRVLIPAPEGDIRSALIRPVGDSPLPGLLLYTDIFQLTESTLRTARRFASAGFVVCVPEIYPHGPLAGVALEFDDAGKQAGLDGAAGTTTAQFDADRTAALDYLENRDDVTTLLATGFCLGGHLAFRAAFDPRVQATVCYYPTGLHNGALGADDPGSLARAADIHGRLMIVFGSQDPHVPADARLRTLSALYAAGHDTVEIHVYAGGEHAFMRDIGARHDPELTDLALAEGISFFTNR; encoded by the coding sequence ATGAAGCTGCGTGAGGACCGGGTGCTGATCCCGGCACCCGAGGGTGACATCCGCTCGGCGCTGATCCGCCCGGTCGGCGACAGCCCGCTGCCGGGCCTGCTGCTCTACACCGACATCTTCCAGCTGACCGAGTCGACCCTGCGCACCGCCCGCCGGTTCGCCTCGGCCGGGTTCGTGGTCTGCGTACCGGAGATCTACCCGCACGGCCCCCTCGCCGGCGTCGCCCTCGAATTCGACGACGCGGGCAAACAGGCGGGCCTCGACGGAGCGGCCGGCACCACCACGGCGCAGTTCGACGCCGACCGCACCGCAGCGCTCGACTACCTGGAGAACCGCGACGACGTCACCACCCTGCTCGCCACCGGCTTCTGCCTCGGCGGCCATCTGGCGTTCCGCGCCGCCTTCGACCCCCGCGTCCAGGCCACGGTCTGCTACTACCCCACCGGCCTGCACAACGGTGCCCTCGGCGCGGACGACCCCGGTTCCCTGGCCCGAGCCGCCGACATCCACGGCCGTCTGATGATCGTCTTCGGCTCCCAGGACCCTCACGTCCCCGCCGACGCCCGCCTGCGGACCCTGTCGGCCCTCTACGCCGCCGGCCACGACACCGTCGAGATCCACGTGTACGCCGGCGGCGAGCACGCCTTCATGCGCGACATCGGCGCCCGCCACGACCCGGAACTGACCGACCTGGCGCTGGCCGAGGGCATCTCCTTCTTCACCAACCGCTGA
- a CDS encoding helix-turn-helix transcriptional regulator has protein sequence MADALSAAAEPTRRRLLQLLATGPRTVNELAEHFTVTRSAISQHLAVLADAGLVTARKDGRQRFYRVVPAGIAQLRAEINRFWSTELELLVHDATGTATQQPEEPPQ, from the coding sequence GTGGCCGACGCCCTTTCCGCAGCAGCCGAGCCGACCCGGCGACGCCTGCTCCAGCTGCTGGCGACCGGTCCGCGGACAGTCAACGAGCTGGCCGAGCACTTCACGGTGACCCGATCGGCGATCTCCCAGCACCTGGCGGTGCTGGCCGACGCCGGGCTCGTGACCGCCCGCAAGGACGGGCGGCAACGCTTCTACCGCGTAGTCCCCGCCGGCATCGCCCAGCTGCGGGCCGAGATCAACCGCTTCTGGAGCACCGAGCTCGAACTCCTGGTGCACGACGCCACCGGGACAGCCACCCAGCAACCCGAGGAGCCTCCCCAATGA
- a CDS encoding TIGR03086 family metal-binding protein — translation MNVEKTALLPISPDEAFALITQPDRLRRWLAVSARIDLRAGGQFRWTLTPMAVAAGTVVAVEPGRRIVLGFDAESSGESPAGTVTITIEPAEGGTLVRLIHDDLPEDQGDGILEGWTHFFERLERAAAAGDAGPDEWAAAPERLDPLTSANATLAVLQQVLYGIGEDDLGRPTPCTAFTVGQLEEHLLGSLTSLTGLAGGTLTPPSAGRLESRIADAGQQAVETWMRRGLDGTVQAGPQELPATLAASILSVEFLVHAWDFASATGQKVTVSDEVSTYVLGLADQIITPELRESAGFDPAIPISETASPLDRLIAFSGRTA, via the coding sequence ATGAACGTGGAAAAGACCGCCCTACTGCCCATCTCCCCCGACGAGGCGTTCGCACTCATCACCCAGCCCGACCGCCTGCGCCGCTGGCTCGCCGTCTCCGCCCGCATCGACCTGCGGGCGGGCGGACAGTTCCGGTGGACCCTCACCCCGATGGCCGTCGCGGCCGGCACGGTCGTCGCGGTCGAACCGGGCCGGCGCATCGTGCTCGGCTTCGACGCAGAGTCATCGGGCGAGTCCCCCGCCGGCACGGTGACCATCACGATCGAGCCCGCGGAAGGCGGCACCCTCGTACGTCTGATCCACGACGACCTTCCCGAGGACCAGGGCGACGGCATCCTCGAAGGCTGGACCCATTTCTTCGAGCGGCTCGAACGCGCCGCCGCCGCCGGTGACGCAGGTCCCGACGAGTGGGCCGCCGCCCCGGAGCGCCTCGACCCACTCACGTCGGCCAACGCCACACTCGCCGTCTTGCAGCAGGTGCTGTACGGCATCGGGGAGGACGATCTCGGGAGGCCGACGCCGTGCACCGCGTTCACGGTGGGTCAGCTCGAGGAGCACCTGCTCGGTTCGCTGACCTCGTTGACCGGCCTGGCCGGCGGCACCCTCACGCCCCCGTCGGCTGGCCGGCTCGAGTCGCGGATCGCGGACGCGGGGCAGCAGGCGGTCGAGACCTGGATGCGGCGCGGACTGGACGGCACCGTACAAGCCGGGCCGCAGGAGCTGCCGGCCACCCTCGCCGCGAGCATCCTGTCCGTCGAGTTCCTCGTCCACGCCTGGGACTTCGCGTCCGCCACGGGGCAGAAGGTGACCGTGTCCGACGAGGTCTCCACGTACGTCCTCGGCCTCGCGGACCAGATCATCACACCTGAGCTGCGGGAGAGCGCAGGCTTCGACCCCGCGATCCCGATCAGCGAGACAGCATCGCCGCTGGACCGCCTTATCGCGTTCTCCGGCCGTACCGCCTGA
- a CDS encoding mannitol dehydrogenase family protein has product MRGVRIVHLGLGGFFRAHQAWYTGAAASRSAASSPGGASLPGGASLPGGASLPGAASSPGGASFSGGAGSSADPDADWGIAAFTGRSPGLAKQLSVQDCRYTLIERGPDRDVLTVQTAVVAAHPGTDLEALKSYLERPELAIVTLTVTEAAYRRNREGGLDVSDPDVRADRAAVQPGAGTVPVTVPGRLVAGLAARRAAGTGPLAVVSCDNLPGNGAVTRRVVLDMAEAVPGLAHWIAGNVSFVTTMVDRITPRTTPDDVRAVAEQTGWADAVPVVTEPFTEWVLSGDFPAGRPAWEAAGARFVADVHPHEMRKLLLLNGGHSLLAYGGSARGHETIAAAVSDPVCRGWLEQWWDEAVRSVPLPADEVADYRRALLERFANPRIRHTLAQIAADGSQKVPIRVLPVLRAEHAAGRLPAGAVRILAAWIDHLRGIGAPVNDAGAAPYQDRAGSVRDVLGLLAPDLADDRALTDAVEAACR; this is encoded by the coding sequence GTGAGGGGGGTGCGGATCGTCCATCTGGGGCTGGGCGGGTTCTTCCGGGCGCATCAGGCTTGGTACACGGGGGCGGCTGCTTCTCGCAGCGCGGCGTCTTCGCCTGGCGGGGCGTCCTTGCCTGGCGGGGCTTCTTTGCCCGGCGGGGCTTCTTTGCCTGGCGCGGCGTCTTCGCCTGGCGGGGCGTCTTTCTCGGGTGGGGCCGGGTCTTCGGCTGATCCGGATGCGGACTGGGGGATCGCCGCGTTCACCGGTCGCTCGCCGGGTCTGGCCAAGCAGCTGTCCGTGCAGGACTGCCGGTACACCTTGATCGAACGCGGCCCGGACCGCGACGTGCTGACCGTGCAGACCGCGGTGGTCGCCGCGCACCCCGGCACCGACCTCGAAGCGCTCAAGAGCTATCTCGAACGCCCGGAGCTGGCCATCGTCACCTTGACCGTCACCGAAGCGGCCTACCGCCGCAACCGCGAGGGCGGCTTGGACGTTTCCGACCCCGACGTCCGCGCAGACCGGGCCGCGGTGCAACCCGGCGCCGGAACCGTTCCGGTCACCGTTCCCGGCCGGTTGGTGGCGGGGCTGGCTGCGCGGCGGGCGGCGGGAACGGGCCCGCTGGCCGTGGTTTCCTGCGACAACCTGCCGGGGAACGGGGCTGTCACCCGGCGCGTTGTCCTCGACATGGCGGAAGCGGTTCCTGGGCTTGCGCATTGGATTGCCGGGAACGTTTCCTTCGTGACCACCATGGTGGACCGGATCACGCCGCGCACCACCCCGGACGACGTACGGGCGGTAGCTGAGCAGACCGGCTGGGCGGACGCCGTACCGGTGGTTACCGAGCCGTTCACCGAGTGGGTGCTCAGCGGCGACTTCCCGGCCGGGCGGCCCGCATGGGAGGCAGCCGGCGCCCGCTTCGTCGCCGACGTGCACCCCCACGAGATGCGCAAACTGTTGCTGCTCAACGGCGGGCACAGCCTGCTCGCGTACGGGGGAAGCGCCCGCGGGCACGAGACGATAGCCGCCGCCGTTTCCGATCCGGTCTGCCGCGGGTGGCTGGAGCAGTGGTGGGACGAGGCCGTCCGAAGCGTTCCGCTGCCCGCCGACGAGGTGGCCGACTATCGGCGGGCGTTGCTGGAACGCTTCGCCAATCCGCGGATCCGGCACACGCTGGCACAGATCGCCGCCGACGGCTCGCAGAAGGTGCCGATCCGGGTGCTGCCGGTGCTGCGCGCCGAACACGCCGCCGGTCGCCTGCCCGCCGGCGCGGTGCGGATCCTCGCCGCGTGGATCGACCACCTGCGCGGCATCGGCGCCCCGGTGAACGACGCCGGCGCCGCGCCGTACCAGGACCGGGCCGGGTCGGTCCGCGACGTCCTCGGGTTGCTGGCCCCCGACCTGGCCGACGACCGAGCTCTCACCGACGCGGTCGAGGCGGCCTGCCGCTGA
- the uxaC gene encoding glucuronate isomerase yields MAALTVHPDRLLPAEPGVRAIARELYESVRDRPIISPHGHVDPALLLADRPFADPASLFIQPDHYVTRLLHAGGVSLDELGVGEGPLPEDRARHAWRLLCANWQLLRGTPVRHWFDSELAEIFGITERPDAGNADSLYDRIAGQLPQPSHRPRALLRRFGIEFLATTDDPADDLGTHRALRADPDITTTVAPTFRPDRYLELGRPDWAGSVQECGDYAGYLAWLEDRRRHFIANGAVSADHGHADAGAEPLERHEAERIYRNALSGAVTPAEATAFRRHMTFEMARMSCDDGLVMTLHPGVFRNHHPATLAAHGPDTGHDIPTTVEFTRALQPLLARFGTHPGFHLVLFTVDPDTYSREIAPLAGFYPAVYAGAPWWFLDNPSEIRRFQHAVTETAGFSRLSGFIDDTRAFCSIPARHDMSRRLDAGFLASLVTTHRLDLDEARATLGTLVSEQPRKVFKL; encoded by the coding sequence ATGGCTGCCCTCACCGTCCACCCCGACCGGCTGCTGCCCGCGGAACCCGGCGTCCGCGCCATCGCCCGCGAGCTCTACGAAAGCGTCCGGGACCGGCCGATCATCTCCCCGCACGGGCACGTCGACCCGGCGCTGCTACTGGCCGACCGGCCGTTCGCGGACCCGGCGAGCCTGTTCATCCAGCCCGACCACTACGTCACCCGGTTGCTGCACGCCGGTGGGGTCAGCCTCGACGAACTGGGCGTGGGCGAGGGGCCGCTGCCGGAGGACCGCGCCCGGCACGCCTGGCGGTTGCTGTGCGCGAACTGGCAGCTGCTGCGCGGCACCCCGGTGCGCCACTGGTTCGACAGCGAGCTCGCGGAGATCTTCGGGATCACCGAGCGCCCCGACGCCGGCAACGCCGATTCCCTGTACGACCGGATCGCCGGACAGTTGCCGCAGCCGAGTCACCGCCCCCGGGCCTTGCTGCGGCGCTTCGGCATCGAGTTCCTGGCCACCACCGACGACCCCGCCGACGACCTGGGCACCCACCGGGCGCTGCGCGCCGACCCGGACATCACCACGACGGTGGCACCGACCTTCCGGCCCGACCGCTACCTGGAGCTCGGCCGTCCCGACTGGGCCGGTTCGGTGCAGGAGTGCGGCGACTACGCCGGTTACCTGGCCTGGCTGGAGGACCGCCGCCGGCACTTCATCGCCAACGGCGCGGTCTCGGCGGACCACGGCCACGCCGACGCCGGCGCCGAACCGCTCGAACGCCACGAGGCCGAACGGATCTATCGGAATGCGCTTTCCGGTGCGGTCACCCCGGCCGAGGCCACCGCGTTCCGCCGGCACATGACCTTCGAGATGGCCCGGATGTCCTGCGACGACGGCCTGGTCATGACCCTGCACCCCGGTGTCTTCCGCAACCACCACCCGGCGACGCTGGCCGCCCACGGTCCGGACACCGGCCACGACATCCCGACCACGGTGGAGTTCACCCGGGCGCTGCAGCCGCTGCTCGCGCGGTTCGGCACCCACCCCGGTTTCCACCTGGTGCTGTTCACCGTGGACCCGGACACGTACAGCCGGGAGATCGCCCCGCTGGCCGGGTTCTATCCCGCGGTGTACGCCGGTGCCCCGTGGTGGTTCCTCGACAACCCGTCGGAGATCCGCCGTTTCCAGCACGCCGTGACGGAAACCGCCGGGTTCAGCCGGCTCTCCGGCTTCATCGACGACACCCGCGCCTTCTGCTCGATCCCGGCGCGCCACGACATGTCCCGCCGCTTGGACGCCGGTTTCCTGGCCTCGCTGGTCACCACCCATCGCCTCGACCTCGACGAGGCCCGGGCGACTCTGGGAACGCTGGTTTCCGAGCAGCCGAGGAAGGTGTTCAAGCTGTGA
- a CDS encoding ABC transporter substrate-binding protein produces MRWCAATALVVALTGCGSGDSGGGEGQTLNVLIGANTQYPQEFRAWQKAVSDKFRTQTGATVTFEEFNSANDELTKIQTSVVSGTGPDVYAVGTTLTPTAYSTGAFVKLDAGQWDKVGGKAKFVPATLGISGPDQQNQVGIPFVSRPFVMVCNTELLKAAGISKPASSWDDLRTQAKQLTKGDQYGLAVAYKDNYDPWKFIWGMSAQAGNPLVKDRTATLQDPAVRQAYQTFFGWLTTDKVVDPAAVGWTNAQAIAAFAKGKTGYMALTSTTSAKALDDGAVKGKWSFALLPTVPPGATARPAGGVEAASILSGDNLLVADYSKKKDLAFQFVKMITDQDAQLDYYKATGNLPANAASLQTLSTDAQLAPVAQAAQKSVATPFTGAWADIQLAMTNVVVQSIPDLAKGAVSDAQLDSRLADAQKSAQSALDRAK; encoded by the coding sequence ATGCGATGGTGTGCCGCGACGGCCCTGGTCGTCGCCCTGACCGGATGCGGCAGCGGGGACAGCGGCGGTGGCGAGGGCCAGACCCTCAACGTGCTGATCGGGGCCAACACCCAGTACCCGCAGGAGTTCCGGGCCTGGCAGAAGGCGGTCAGCGACAAGTTCAGGACGCAGACCGGCGCGACCGTCACGTTCGAGGAGTTCAACTCGGCGAACGACGAGCTGACCAAGATCCAGACGTCGGTGGTGTCCGGCACCGGCCCCGACGTGTACGCCGTGGGCACCACGCTCACCCCGACCGCGTACAGCACCGGGGCCTTCGTGAAGCTGGACGCCGGGCAGTGGGACAAGGTCGGTGGCAAGGCCAAGTTCGTGCCGGCCACGCTCGGCATCTCCGGCCCGGACCAGCAGAACCAGGTCGGCATCCCGTTCGTCAGCCGGCCGTTCGTCATGGTCTGCAACACCGAGCTGCTCAAGGCGGCGGGCATCAGCAAACCCGCGAGCAGCTGGGACGATCTTCGTACCCAGGCCAAGCAGTTGACCAAGGGTGACCAGTACGGCCTGGCCGTGGCCTACAAGGACAACTACGACCCGTGGAAGTTCATCTGGGGGATGTCGGCGCAGGCGGGGAACCCGCTGGTCAAAGACAGGACGGCCACGCTGCAGGACCCGGCCGTACGGCAGGCGTACCAGACGTTCTTCGGGTGGCTGACCACCGACAAGGTCGTCGACCCGGCGGCCGTCGGGTGGACCAACGCGCAGGCCATCGCCGCGTTCGCCAAGGGGAAGACCGGCTACATGGCGTTGACCTCGACCACCTCGGCCAAGGCGCTGGACGACGGCGCGGTCAAGGGCAAATGGTCGTTCGCGCTGCTGCCCACCGTGCCACCCGGGGCGACCGCGCGACCGGCCGGCGGGGTCGAGGCCGCGAGCATCCTGTCCGGGGACAACCTGCTGGTGGCAGACTACTCCAAGAAGAAGGACCTGGCGTTCCAGTTCGTCAAGATGATCACCGATCAGGACGCCCAGCTCGACTACTACAAGGCCACCGGCAATCTGCCCGCCAACGCCGCATCGCTGCAGACCCTGAGCACCGACGCACAGCTCGCCCCGGTGGCCCAGGCCGCGCAGAAGTCGGTGGCCACCCCGTTCACCGGCGCTTGGGCGGACATCCAGCTCGCCATGACCAACGTGGTGGTGCAGTCCATCCCCGACCTGGCGAAGGGAGCGGTCAGCGATGCGCAACTCGACAGTCGTCTCGCCGACGCGCAGAAGTCCGCGCAGTCCGCACTCGACCGGGCCAAGTAA
- a CDS encoding carbohydrate ABC transporter permease, with amino-acid sequence MTERQRPLWLLTPGGLLLTLIIVVPLVLACWISLIDLDQYTLRRWLDAPFVGLDNFTEAFRSGLPHAIWLSVSFAVLATAATVPFGIAAAVATQNAYRGRAVVRAVFLIPYVLPSFVVATVWRTMLQPDGIVNTVLAKVGGGSTLWLSGPASYWTLILVEIWAAWPFIYLMALAGLQSVDGEVHEASAIDGAGWWPKLTRVILPYLRGPVLLACLLATLNHINNFTLPYVLFGAPAPDDVNVMPMIVYVTSFQGLRFGLSAAMAIVSLLLVAIPLFVYLRALRLDVHEDGARR; translated from the coding sequence GTGACCGAGCGGCAGCGCCCGCTGTGGCTGCTCACCCCCGGCGGCCTGCTGCTGACGCTGATCATCGTCGTCCCGCTGGTGCTGGCGTGCTGGATCTCGCTCATCGACCTCGACCAGTACACGCTGCGGCGGTGGCTGGACGCGCCGTTCGTCGGCCTGGACAACTTCACCGAGGCGTTCCGGTCGGGGCTGCCGCACGCCATCTGGCTCAGCGTGTCGTTCGCGGTGCTGGCGACGGCGGCCACCGTGCCGTTCGGCATCGCCGCCGCGGTCGCCACCCAGAACGCCTATCGCGGCCGGGCGGTGGTGCGGGCGGTCTTCCTCATCCCGTACGTGCTGCCGTCGTTCGTCGTGGCGACGGTGTGGCGCACCATGCTCCAGCCGGACGGCATCGTCAACACGGTGCTCGCGAAAGTGGGCGGCGGCAGCACGCTGTGGCTCAGCGGGCCGGCCTCGTACTGGACGCTGATCCTGGTGGAGATCTGGGCGGCGTGGCCGTTCATCTATCTGATGGCGCTGGCCGGGCTGCAGAGCGTCGACGGCGAGGTGCACGAGGCCTCGGCGATCGACGGTGCCGGCTGGTGGCCCAAGCTGACCCGGGTGATCCTGCCCTATCTGCGCGGGCCGGTGCTGCTGGCGTGCCTGCTCGCCACGCTCAACCACATCAACAACTTCACCTTGCCGTACGTGTTGTTCGGCGCGCCCGCCCCGGACGACGTCAACGTGATGCCGATGATCGTGTACGTCACCAGCTTCCAGGGCCTGCGGTTCGGGCTCAGCGCCGCCATGGCGATCGTGTCGCTGCTGCTCGTCGCGATCCCGCTGTTCGTCTACCTGCGTGCGCTCCGGCTGGACGTGCACGAGGACGGGGCCCGCCGATGA
- a CDS encoding carbohydrate ABC transporter permease, with product MSASAEAHRLLPRSLLVTVTVVLCAIVLVPTLYIVLASLNSDAGVASGEFWPSSFSPASYRRIWTTADLATGLGNSILVCALVAVASALLGTMTAYVLVRYTFTGRVTVLRGLVGLQSIPGTLMLLPVFVLFSSAGNYLGLTVVGTRWGLFLAYLTFALPFSTWVMVTYLRGLPRELEEAGRVDGASTLRILFRIIVPLSLPAIVVSGIFAFLLGWNDVLFASVLTRPESRTAAVALSTFGATQEGGAIPVYSQVMAAALISAAPVVILYLAFQRYLVGGLTAGGVK from the coding sequence ATGAGCGCGTCCGCCGAGGCCCACCGGCTGCTGCCCCGGTCGTTGCTGGTGACCGTCACCGTGGTGCTGTGCGCCATCGTGCTGGTGCCCACGCTCTACATCGTGCTGGCCTCGCTGAACAGCGATGCCGGCGTGGCGTCCGGCGAGTTCTGGCCCAGCTCGTTCTCGCCGGCGTCGTACCGCCGGATCTGGACCACCGCCGACCTGGCGACCGGGCTGGGCAACAGCATCCTGGTGTGCGCGCTGGTGGCGGTCGCGTCGGCGCTGCTGGGCACCATGACCGCGTACGTGCTGGTGCGCTACACGTTCACCGGCCGGGTGACCGTCCTGCGCGGGCTGGTCGGGCTGCAGAGCATCCCGGGCACGCTGATGCTGCTGCCGGTGTTCGTGCTGTTCTCCTCGGCCGGCAACTACCTCGGCCTGACGGTGGTGGGCACCCGCTGGGGACTTTTCCTGGCGTACCTGACCTTCGCGCTGCCGTTCTCCACCTGGGTGATGGTCACCTATCTGCGCGGCCTGCCGCGCGAGCTGGAGGAGGCCGGCCGGGTGGACGGCGCGTCCACCCTGCGCATCCTGTTCCGGATCATCGTCCCGCTCAGCCTGCCGGCCATCGTCGTCTCCGGGATCTTCGCGTTCCTGCTGGGCTGGAACGACGTGCTGTTCGCCTCGGTGCTGACCCGGCCCGAGTCCCGTACGGCGGCAGTCGCGCTCTCGACCTTCGGCGCCACCCAGGAGGGTGGCGCGATCCCGGTCTATTCGCAGGTCATGGCGGCGGCGCTGATTTCCGCGGCGCCGGTGGTGATCCTCTATCTGGCGTTCCAGCGCTACCTCGTCGGGGGTCTGACCGCGGGCGGCGTCAAATGA
- a CDS encoding Gfo/Idh/MocA family protein, protein MIRAAIVGCGDVSVVHRRAIEHLDGVELAGTCDVDPSRAPITDHRELLRSVRPDVVHVCTPHDHHVRVATDCLDAGVAVLVEKPVANTVAEAEKLIAAAERNPGVRIGVCLQNRYNATSRAARELLASGALGAVLGASATVCWHRDAAYYQARPWRGERARSGGGVLINQAIHTVDLLEWLIGAVDRVRGQTGRFVHDTIDVEDTATMVLDHVGGARSVLFATVANVVDAPVTIEISTERATLLIRGDLTVRHTDGRVETVAEPVARTGGRAYWGASHELLIADFYRGTGPFWIGPRAGTRSLRLLEQLYDLGKES, encoded by the coding sequence ATGATCCGGGCCGCGATCGTCGGGTGCGGGGACGTGTCGGTGGTGCACCGCCGGGCCATCGAGCACCTCGACGGCGTCGAGCTGGCGGGCACCTGCGACGTCGACCCGAGCCGGGCCCCGATCACCGATCACCGCGAGCTGCTGCGGTCGGTGCGCCCGGATGTCGTGCACGTCTGCACCCCCCACGACCACCATGTACGGGTGGCAACCGACTGCCTCGACGCGGGTGTCGCCGTCCTGGTGGAGAAACCCGTCGCCAACACCGTTGCCGAGGCGGAGAAGCTGATCGCCGCGGCCGAGCGCAACCCGGGCGTCCGGATCGGGGTCTGCCTGCAGAACCGGTACAACGCCACCAGCCGGGCGGCCCGCGAGCTGCTGGCCTCGGGCGCGCTCGGCGCGGTGCTGGGCGCCTCGGCCACCGTGTGCTGGCACCGCGACGCGGCGTACTACCAGGCCCGGCCGTGGCGCGGCGAGCGGGCCCGCAGCGGCGGCGGTGTCCTGATCAACCAGGCGATCCACACGGTCGACCTGCTCGAGTGGTTGATCGGTGCGGTGGACCGGGTGCGCGGGCAGACCGGCCGCTTCGTGCACGACACCATCGACGTCGAGGACACCGCGACCATGGTGCTCGACCACGTCGGCGGTGCGCGCAGCGTCCTGTTCGCCACCGTCGCCAACGTGGTGGACGCGCCGGTGACCATCGAGATCAGCACCGAGCGGGCCACCCTGCTGATCCGCGGCGACCTGACCGTGCGGCACACCGACGGGCGCGTCGAGACCGTTGCCGAGCCGGTGGCCCGCACCGGTGGCCGGGCGTACTGGGGTGCCTCGCACGAACTCCTGATCGCCGACTTCTACCGCGGCACCGGGCCGTTCTGGATCGGGCCCCGCGCGGGCACCCGGTCCCTGCGGCTGCTGGAGCAGCTGTACGACCTCGGAAAGGAAAGCTGA